In Marivivens aquimaris, one genomic interval encodes:
- the tolB gene encoding Tol-Pal system beta propeller repeat protein TolB, whose translation MFKRLLALLCAIVLAGPVMAQTPLRLTITDGVIEPLPFAAPTFTAEVGGSEQMAADITRVMSEDLVNTGLFRQIPSTAFISQHTFGVAPSFSDWRAVNAQALVSGAVSVQGDQVVVKFRLYDVFSGNELGEGQQLVASTNGWRRLAHKVADQVYSRITGEAGYFDSRIIYVAESGPKDNRRKVISIMDYDGNPSSVTQLTTGSSLVLAPRFSPTGDRVLYTDYASGSPRINMINVANPAPIQIQTAPGNMAFTPRFSRDGSKVIYSLETGGNTDIWITDIASGQHTRLTNATSIETAPSLSPDGSRIVFESDRSGSQQLYVMPITGGEPQRISFGEGRYGTPVWSPRGDLIAFTKQNAGAFHIGRMRTDGSDERLLSSASGSFLDEGPTWAPNGRVIMFFRERLGTDGGPSLYTVDVSGRNLRQIPTNGFASDPSWGPLRN comes from the coding sequence ATGTTTAAACGACTGTTGGCCCTGCTCTGCGCGATTGTGCTGGCCGGTCCTGTGATGGCCCAGACGCCGCTGCGCCTGACGATTACCGATGGTGTGATCGAGCCGCTGCCGTTCGCCGCCCCGACCTTTACCGCCGAGGTTGGCGGGTCGGAGCAGATGGCCGCCGACATCACACGCGTCATGTCCGAGGATCTGGTCAACACCGGTTTGTTCCGCCAGATCCCGTCGACCGCCTTCATCAGCCAACACACCTTTGGCGTTGCGCCGTCCTTCTCTGACTGGCGCGCTGTGAACGCGCAGGCGCTGGTTTCGGGCGCCGTGTCGGTTCAAGGCGATCAAGTTGTCGTCAAATTCCGCCTCTATGACGTGTTCTCGGGCAACGAGCTTGGCGAAGGTCAGCAGCTTGTCGCATCGACAAACGGCTGGCGCCGCCTTGCGCACAAGGTTGCCGATCAGGTTTACAGCCGCATCACGGGTGAGGCCGGCTACTTTGACAGCCGCATCATCTATGTCGCTGAGAGCGGTCCGAAGGACAACCGCCGCAAGGTCATCTCGATTATGGACTACGACGGCAACCCGAGCAGCGTCACCCAGCTGACCACCGGCAGCTCGCTGGTGCTTGCGCCGCGTTTCTCGCCCACTGGCGACCGCGTACTGTACACCGACTACGCGTCGGGCAGCCCGCGGATCAACATGATCAACGTGGCCAACCCCGCGCCGATCCAGATCCAGACGGCTCCGGGCAACATGGCGTTCACGCCGCGTTTCTCGCGCGATGGTTCCAAGGTGATTTACTCGCTGGAAACCGGCGGTAACACCGACATCTGGATTACCGATATCGCCAGCGGCCAGCACACCCGTCTGACCAACGCAACGTCCATCGAGACCGCACCGTCGCTTTCGCCGGATGGCTCGCGTATCGTGTTCGAAAGCGACCGCTCGGGCTCACAGCAGTTGTACGTCATGCCGATCACCGGTGGTGAGCCGCAGCGTATTTCGTTCGGCGAAGGCCGTTATGGCACCCCTGTCTGGTCGCCGCGCGGTGACCTGATCGCTTTCACCAAGCAGAACGCGGGCGCGTTCCACATCGGCCGTATGCGCACCGATGGCAGCGACGAACGCCTTCTGTCGTCCGCGTCGGGTAGCTTCCTTGACGAAGGTCCGACTTGGGCGCCGAACGGCCGCGTGATCATGTTCTTCCGCGAACGCCTCGGCACTGACGGTGGTCCGTCGCTCTACACGGTTGACGTGTCGGGCCGGAACCTGCGTCAGATCCCGACCAACGGCTTTGCTTCGGACCCGTCGTGGGGCCCGCTCCGCAATTAA
- the pal gene encoding peptidoglycan-associated lipoprotein Pal produces the protein MRSTLTKAALAVLVLGTAACTNPNRFGGNSNSVDLNANGAYGAGANGMAADPSSPAYFQQTIGDRVLFNVDQSTLTPAAMQTLDGQVQWLMTNLDYTAVIEGHADEQGTREYNLALGARRANAVYEYLVSKGIPASRIRTVSYGKERPAATCANESCYTQNRRAVTVINIAALS, from the coding sequence ATGCGTAGCACCCTGACCAAAGCGGCTCTCGCCGTCCTCGTCCTTGGCACCGCCGCTTGTACGAACCCCAACCGCTTCGGCGGCAACAGCAACAGCGTCGATCTGAACGCGAACGGCGCTTACGGCGCTGGCGCGAATGGTATGGCTGCCGATCCGTCGAGCCCTGCCTACTTCCAGCAGACGATCGGCGACCGCGTTCTGTTCAACGTCGACCAGTCGACCCTGACGCCCGCTGCGATGCAGACCCTCGACGGTCAGGTCCAGTGGCTGATGACCAACCTCGACTACACCGCCGTGATCGAAGGCCACGCCGACGAACAGGGTACTCGCGAGTACAACCTTGCTCTGGGCGCACGCCGTGCGAATGCCGTCTACGAATACCTTGTCAGCAAGGGCATCCCCGCATCGCGTATCCGCACTGTGTCCTACGGCAAAGAGCGTCCGGCAGCGACCTGCGCGAACGAAAGCTGCTACACGCAGAACCGCCGTGCCGTCACCGTGATCAACATCGCGGCACTGAGCTAA
- the ybgF gene encoding tol-pal system protein YbgF, protein MIRKSIVALALSVALPCAALAQDGTLADVRQELTTLYVDVQSLKAEMTSTGELTMGTVGNTPLERLDSISAQLQVLTSKTEELEFRINRIVQDGTNRIGDLEFRLCELEESCDIATLGDTPSLGGNIGAGNQPVAQEPIDISPQPEMAMSEQSDFDNAVAAMEEGDFEGAAQMFESFANTYPGSTLSQQAHYFRGESYESLGRMTDAARAYLDAYSTDQNGVMAADAMFKLGMSLGAIGQTQDACVTLQQVGLKFPDSEAVLDAEAAMQNLSCQ, encoded by the coding sequence ATGATCCGCAAGTCTATCGTTGCGCTCGCGCTATCTGTCGCTCTGCCTTGTGCCGCTCTGGCGCAGGACGGAACACTCGCTGACGTGCGTCAGGAGCTCACGACCCTTTACGTCGACGTGCAGTCGCTCAAAGCGGAGATGACATCGACCGGTGAACTGACCATGGGCACCGTCGGGAACACTCCGCTTGAGCGTCTGGACTCGATTTCCGCGCAGCTTCAGGTTCTAACGTCGAAGACCGAAGAGCTGGAATTCCGCATCAACCGCATTGTGCAGGATGGCACCAACCGCATCGGAGACCTCGAATTCCGCCTGTGTGAGCTGGAAGAGTCTTGCGATATCGCGACCCTCGGCGACACCCCGTCGCTGGGTGGCAACATCGGTGCAGGCAACCAGCCGGTCGCACAAGAGCCGATCGATATCTCGCCGCAGCCTGAAATGGCGATGAGCGAGCAGTCCGATTTCGACAACGCTGTCGCGGCGATGGAAGAGGGCGATTTCGAAGGCGCGGCCCAGATGTTCGAAAGCTTCGCGAACACCTATCCTGGCAGCACGCTGTCGCAACAGGCGCATTACTTCCGCGGCGAAAGCTACGAGTCCCTTGGGCGTATGACCGACGCGGCGCGCGCCTACCTCGACGCGTATTCGACCGACCAGAACGGTGTAATGGCGGCTGATGCGATGTTCAAACTCGGCATGTCGCTGGGTGCAATCGGCCAGACGCAGGACGCTTGCGTGACGCTCCAGCAGGTCGGACTGAAGTTCCCCGACAGCGAGGCGGTTTTGGACGCCGAAGCCGCTATGCAGAACCTGTCGTGCCAGTAA
- the tilS gene encoding tRNA lysidine(34) synthetase TilS produces MSGGGDSMALLDMAIRVAPDRVRAVTVDHGLRAEAAAEAEAVAAFCTERGVPHTVLHWNGDEAEGNLMEAARQARYGLIADWAEGQGIGKVLLGQTKDDQSETFLMQLTRGAGVDGLSAMADAFDVGGVSFIRPMLDVTREDLRDYLTDRNIAWADDPTNDNPKYARVRFRQAMPQLSDLGLTHDALAKTVAAMQSGKDALDHYAAIEAARLVTIVDGDAVIPQHIQPAIPADIERRIWLAILMWIGGGTHTPRQSALDELTAAVADGRGHTVNGCQITIKYGAVRITRELSAISGKRIASTEIWDRRWRLNGPHKAGLKIAPLGEQGLRDCPDWRETRQPRHTLIASPAVWQQERLVSAPLAGFSNDWEAQIVTPFTVGKKVH; encoded by the coding sequence GTGTCCGGTGGCGGGGACTCGATGGCTTTACTCGATATGGCTATTCGCGTTGCGCCTGATCGTGTGAGGGCTGTGACGGTTGATCACGGCCTGCGTGCAGAAGCCGCAGCAGAGGCGGAAGCCGTTGCTGCGTTTTGTACTGAACGCGGCGTGCCGCATACGGTGCTTCACTGGAATGGCGATGAAGCCGAGGGCAACCTGATGGAAGCCGCACGTCAGGCCCGCTACGGCTTGATTGCAGACTGGGCCGAGGGGCAGGGGATCGGTAAGGTCCTTCTTGGTCAAACCAAGGATGATCAGTCCGAGACGTTCCTCATGCAGCTGACCCGTGGCGCTGGAGTTGACGGTCTCTCGGCGATGGCGGACGCGTTCGATGTGGGCGGTGTATCGTTCATCCGCCCGATGCTTGATGTCACGCGTGAGGACTTGCGGGATTATCTGACCGACCGAAACATCGCTTGGGCCGACGATCCGACCAATGACAATCCGAAATACGCCCGCGTGCGTTTCCGACAGGCGATGCCGCAACTCTCCGACCTTGGACTAACCCATGACGCTCTGGCAAAGACGGTGGCGGCCATGCAGTCGGGCAAAGACGCGCTGGACCACTATGCGGCAATCGAGGCCGCGCGGCTTGTCACCATTGTTGATGGCGACGCCGTCATCCCGCAGCACATCCAGCCCGCGATCCCTGCGGACATCGAACGGCGCATCTGGCTCGCGATCCTGATGTGGATCGGTGGGGGCACCCATACGCCGCGCCAAAGCGCGCTCGACGAACTGACTGCTGCAGTTGCCGATGGCCGCGGGCACACAGTCAACGGCTGCCAGATTACCATCAAATATGGCGCCGTCAGGATCACGCGCGAACTGAGCGCGATCAGCGGAAAAAGAATCGCTTCTACCGAAATCTGGGATCGTAGGTGGCGCCTGAATGGTCCCCACAAGGCCGGATTGAAGATCGCGCCGCTCGGTGAACAGGGTCTGCGCGATTGCCCCGATTGGCGAGAAACCCGTCAACCGAGGCACACTCTGATCGCTTCGCCTGCGGTTTGGCAGCAAGAACGGCTTGTTTCCGCGCCTTTGGCAGGATTTTCGAACGATTGGGAAGCGCAGATTGTCACGCCTTTCACTGTGGGGAAGAAGGTCCATTGA
- the ftsH gene encoding ATP-dependent zinc metalloprotease FtsH, with protein sequence MGNARNIVFWLVLFVLVVSLFNVISSPPSSLQSTSRSYSEFIEAVENDQVASVELDGERVTYVGTDDRTYSTVKPEDASVTDILIANDVPVSADPQEQSIFQAILVSLLPFLLLIGVWIYFMNRMQGGGRGGAMGFGKSKAKMLTEKHGRVTFDDVAGIDEAKEELEEIVEFLRNPQKFSRLGGKIPKGALLVGPPGTGKTLLARAIAGEAGVPFFTISGSDFVEMFVGVGASRVRDMFEQAKKNAPCIVFIDEIDAVGRHRGAGYGGGNDEREQTLNQLLVEMDGFEANEGVIIVAATNRRDVLDPALLRPGRFDRQVTVPNPDIKGREKILAVHARKTPLGKDVDLRIIARGTPGFSGADLMNLVNEAALMAARVGRSFVTMVDFENAKDKVMMGAERRSMVLTQDQKEKTAYHEAGHAVVGLTLPKCDPVYKATIIPRGGALGMVVSLPEMDRLNWHKSECHQKLAMTMAGKAAEIIKYGEDEVSNGPAGDIQQASQLARAMVLRWGMSDKVGNLDYSEAHEGYSGNTAGFSVSARTKELIEEEVRDFIQHGYEEAYRILTEKKDEWERLAQGLLEYETLTGEEIKRVMKGEPPQGNGDDQDKDESGSVHAMPKTRKAKKPSDDSGLEPEPTA encoded by the coding sequence TTGGGTAACGCAAGAAACATCGTCTTCTGGCTCGTCCTCTTTGTGTTGGTCGTGTCACTGTTCAACGTCATCTCTTCGCCGCCGTCGTCGCTTCAGTCGACCTCGCGCAGCTACTCGGAATTCATCGAGGCTGTTGAGAATGACCAAGTGGCCAGCGTCGAGCTGGACGGTGAGCGTGTCACCTATGTCGGAACCGACGACCGCACCTATTCGACGGTCAAACCCGAAGACGCATCGGTCACCGATATCCTGATTGCGAACGACGTTCCGGTTTCGGCCGATCCGCAAGAGCAGTCGATCTTCCAAGCGATCCTCGTGAGCCTGCTGCCGTTCCTGCTGCTGATCGGTGTCTGGATCTACTTCATGAACCGCATGCAAGGCGGCGGTCGTGGCGGCGCGATGGGCTTTGGCAAATCGAAGGCCAAGATGCTGACCGAAAAGCATGGCCGCGTCACCTTTGACGACGTTGCCGGTATCGACGAAGCCAAGGAAGAACTCGAAGAGATCGTTGAATTCCTGCGCAACCCGCAGAAATTCTCGCGCCTCGGCGGCAAGATCCCCAAGGGTGCGCTGCTTGTAGGCCCTCCGGGTACTGGTAAAACCCTGCTTGCCCGCGCAATCGCTGGCGAAGCCGGTGTTCCGTTCTTCACCATTTCCGGCTCGGACTTCGTTGAAATGTTTGTCGGTGTGGGTGCGTCCCGCGTCCGCGACATGTTCGAACAGGCCAAGAAAAACGCGCCGTGTATCGTCTTCATTGACGAAATCGACGCAGTCGGTCGTCACCGTGGTGCCGGTTATGGCGGCGGTAACGACGAGCGCGAACAGACCCTCAACCAGCTGCTGGTCGAGATGGACGGTTTCGAAGCCAATGAAGGTGTGATCATCGTTGCTGCGACCAACCGCCGTGACGTGCTCGACCCCGCGCTTCTGCGTCCGGGCCGTTTCGACCGTCAGGTCACCGTTCCGAACCCTGACATCAAAGGCCGCGAGAAGATCCTCGCTGTTCATGCTCGCAAAACTCCGCTGGGCAAAGACGTCGACCTGCGCATCATCGCACGCGGTACGCCGGGCTTCTCGGGTGCTGACCTGATGAACCTTGTCAATGAGGCTGCCCTGATGGCTGCCCGCGTTGGCCGCAGCTTTGTCACCATGGTCGATTTCGAGAACGCAAAAGACAAGGTCATGATGGGTGCGGAGCGTCGCTCGATGGTTCTGACGCAGGACCAGAAGGAAAAGACCGCTTACCACGAAGCTGGTCACGCCGTTGTCGGTCTGACTCTGCCGAAGTGTGACCCTGTCTACAAGGCGACCATCATTCCGCGCGGTGGCGCGCTGGGTATGGTTGTCTCGCTACCGGAAATGGACCGCCTGAACTGGCACAAGTCCGAATGTCACCAGAAGCTTGCGATGACGATGGCGGGTAAGGCCGCCGAAATCATTAAGTACGGTGAGGACGAGGTCTCCAACGGTCCGGCTGGCGATATCCAGCAGGCATCGCAACTGGCGCGCGCCATGGTGCTGCGTTGGGGCATGTCGGACAAGGTCGGCAACCTCGACTATTCGGAAGCTCACGAAGGTTACTCGGGTAATACTGCCGGCTTCTCTGTTTCGGCTCGGACCAAAGAGCTGATCGAAGAAGAGGTCCGCGACTTCATCCAGCATGGCTACGAAGAAGCTTACCGCATCCTGACCGAAAAGAAGGATGAGTGGGAGCGTCTGGCCCAAGGTCTGCTCGAATACGAGACCCTGACTGGCGAAGAGATCAAGCGCGTCATGAAAGGCGAGCCGCCGCAAGGTAACGGCGACGATCAGGACAAGGACGAGAGCGGTTCCGTCCACGCGATGCCGAAGACACGCAAGGCCAAGAAGCCGAGCGATGACAGCGGCCTCGAACCGGAGCCGACGGCTTGA
- a CDS encoding methyltransferase domain-containing protein: MTPTMKNDWRPETYARFRGVRLRPALDLLAQIGELPEGDVIDLGCGDGAVAEALALRFADKAIKGVDSSPAMLAKASATRCYDDLVHADIVHWEPADTPAVIFSNAALNWVSDHKQMMPRIAAFLPQGGVLAVQMPGQHDAPSHALARKVAKRMFPDRYPWPDPVAHVLNPAEYLDLLAPIGNVEAWETTYIQTLSADDGSHPVRRFTEATYLRPILDVLNDEETDSYISEYEAELGKAYPVSYQGVCQMPFRRVFFVLTKD, encoded by the coding sequence TTGACCCCGACGATGAAAAACGACTGGCGCCCCGAAACCTACGCAAGGTTTCGGGGCGTTCGTTTGCGGCCTGCCCTCGATCTGCTGGCGCAGATCGGTGAATTGCCCGAAGGCGACGTGATCGACCTTGGTTGTGGTGACGGCGCGGTGGCTGAAGCACTTGCCCTGCGCTTTGCCGATAAGGCGATCAAGGGCGTCGACAGCAGCCCCGCGATGCTCGCCAAAGCATCTGCGACGCGCTGCTACGATGACCTTGTCCACGCGGACATCGTGCATTGGGAGCCTGCGGATACGCCTGCGGTGATCTTCTCCAACGCTGCGCTGAACTGGGTGTCCGACCACAAACAGATGATGCCACGCATCGCCGCGTTCCTGCCACAGGGCGGGGTGCTCGCCGTGCAGATGCCCGGCCAGCACGACGCACCGTCGCACGCGCTCGCCCGCAAGGTCGCCAAGCGCATGTTCCCCGACCGTTATCCGTGGCCCGATCCGGTTGCGCACGTGCTCAATCCTGCCGAATACCTCGACCTGCTAGCGCCGATTGGTAATGTCGAGGCGTGGGAGACAACGTACATCCAGACGCTTTCTGCCGATGACGGCAGCCATCCGGTTCGACGTTTTACCGAGGCGACCTACCTCCGTCCCATCCTTGACGTGCTGAACGACGAGGAGACCGACAGCTATATTTCCGAGTACGAGGCAGAACTTGGCAAGGCATATCCCGTCAGCTACCAAGGCGTGTGCCAGATGCCATTCCGGCGCGTATTCTTTGTATTGACGAAAGACTAA
- a CDS encoding MOSC domain-containing protein — protein sequence MPALVPTDYYGKITWLGFMPVLSDRTITSEGVTEMPLDLNGFEKDAHYGRTRPSCSRVTLQHPKNTEIANVRQLSILSAEEMAAIAMKLDLEELDPLWLGATVVVSGIPDFTHIPPSSRLQAPNGTTLIVDMVNQPCNIVSMTIEQDKPGHGKKFRQAAQGRRGVTAWVEREGGLKIGDLLRLHVPQQRAWSPD from the coding sequence ATGCCCGCACTCGTTCCGACCGACTATTACGGTAAAATCACTTGGCTGGGCTTCATGCCCGTTTTGTCCGACCGCACCATCACCTCTGAAGGGGTGACGGAGATGCCGCTGGACCTCAATGGTTTCGAAAAGGACGCCCACTATGGCCGCACGCGCCCGTCGTGCAGCCGCGTGACGCTCCAGCATCCCAAGAACACCGAGATCGCGAACGTGCGCCAGCTGTCGATCCTGTCGGCAGAAGAGATGGCTGCCATTGCGATGAAGCTGGATCTGGAGGAGCTCGATCCTCTCTGGCTCGGCGCGACCGTCGTGGTGTCCGGCATCCCCGATTTCACCCATATTCCCCCGTCGAGTCGCCTTCAGGCACCGAACGGGACGACGCTCATCGTCGATATGGTAAACCAGCCCTGCAACATCGTTTCGATGACGATCGAGCAGGACAAACCGGGGCACGGCAAAAAATTCCGCCAAGCTGCTCAAGGTCGCCGCGGCGTCACCGCATGGGTCGAACGCGAAGGCGGATTGAAGATCGGCGACCTCCTGAGGCTCCACGTTCCCCAGCAACGGGCATGGTCGCCGGACTAA
- the folD gene encoding bifunctional methylenetetrahydrofolate dehydrogenase/methenyltetrahydrofolate cyclohydrolase FolD, translating to MSAKVIDGKAFAANVREKVAGHVTRLKEENGITPGLAVVLVGEDPASQVYVRMKGKQTVEVGMNSYEHKLDADTSEEALLALIDQLNNDPAVHGILVQLPLPSHLNSDLVINSISPAKDVDGFHTSNVGLLGTGQKSMVPCTPLGCLMMLRDHHGSLSGMNAVVIGRSNIVGKPMAQLLLNDSCTVTIAHSRTKNIQDVVKQADIVVAAVGRPEMVTGEWIKDGATVIDVGINRIERDGKTKLVGDCEYDSCAEVAGAITPVPGGVGPMTIACLLANTVTACCRANNLAEPEGLTA from the coding sequence ATGAGCGCGAAAGTAATCGACGGCAAAGCGTTTGCGGCAAACGTCCGCGAAAAGGTTGCGGGCCATGTGACCCGCCTCAAGGAAGAGAACGGCATCACGCCCGGTCTCGCTGTGGTTCTGGTCGGTGAAGACCCCGCGTCGCAGGTCTACGTCCGTATGAAGGGCAAGCAGACCGTCGAAGTCGGCATGAACTCCTACGAGCACAAGCTGGACGCCGACACCTCGGAAGAGGCGCTGCTCGCGCTGATCGACCAGCTGAATAACGATCCGGCAGTTCACGGCATCCTCGTCCAGCTTCCGCTGCCGTCGCATCTGAACTCCGACCTCGTCATCAACTCGATTTCGCCTGCGAAGGACGTCGATGGTTTCCATACCTCGAACGTTGGTCTGCTCGGTACCGGTCAGAAGTCGATGGTACCCTGCACGCCGCTCGGCTGCCTGATGATGCTGCGTGACCACCACGGCTCGCTCTCGGGTATGAACGCCGTCGTCATTGGTCGCTCGAACATCGTGGGCAAGCCGATGGCCCAGCTGCTGCTGAATGACAGCTGCACCGTAACGATCGCTCACAGCCGCACCAAGAACATTCAGGACGTCGTCAAGCAGGCAGACATCGTCGTCGCCGCTGTCGGTCGTCCCGAGATGGTCACCGGCGAATGGATCAAGGATGGCGCGACCGTCATCGACGTGGGCATTAACCGGATCGAGCGCGACGGCAAAACCAAGCTGGTCGGTGACTGCGAGTATGATTCCTGCGCCGAAGTGGCTGGCGCCATCACGCCCGTGCCGGGCGGCGTCGGTCCGATGACTATCGCCTGTCTGCTGGCGAACACCGTGACGGCCTGCTGCCGCGCGAACAATCTGGCAGAGCCCGAAGGCCTCACCGCCTGA
- a CDS encoding LytTR family DNA-binding domain-containing protein produces MPSYREAPLPSFRPRVRIAAIMSVIAGWTAPFNTIWIQPVALRMLFWASICFGTIFVVQGIRLVIVRIVPDWMRYQVDILSMFLMTFIAAPVIYFALRFGGAPEALRPELLVLWLDIFVVCVAIALIRTVVLRQRWQPVPVVTIAANVAHEFTAPVKVQMLERLEGVDDASKIIRLSSDNHYVVVTIVGQEQQRVLMRLGDAVKEMTGVDGIQVHRSHWVARAAIERIGRVDSRDYVWLTDGSQVPVSKSGKESLREAGIIFDAQPSTAQQDIAAQ; encoded by the coding sequence TTGCCCAGTTATCGCGAGGCGCCATTGCCATCTTTTCGTCCGCGCGTGCGGATCGCAGCAATTATGAGTGTGATTGCCGGCTGGACCGCGCCGTTTAACACCATTTGGATTCAGCCTGTCGCTCTGCGTATGTTGTTCTGGGCGAGTATTTGCTTCGGCACGATTTTCGTCGTCCAAGGCATTCGCTTGGTGATCGTTCGCATTGTTCCGGACTGGATGCGGTATCAGGTCGACATTCTTTCGATGTTCCTGATGACCTTCATCGCCGCGCCTGTCATCTACTTCGCATTGAGGTTCGGCGGCGCGCCGGAAGCGCTGCGGCCTGAGTTACTGGTGCTATGGCTCGATATCTTCGTGGTTTGCGTAGCCATTGCGTTGATCCGCACCGTCGTTCTTCGCCAGCGCTGGCAGCCTGTCCCCGTGGTCACAATTGCAGCGAATGTGGCGCATGAATTCACCGCGCCGGTGAAGGTGCAGATGCTCGAACGGTTGGAAGGCGTCGACGATGCCAGCAAGATCATCCGCCTCAGCAGTGACAACCATTATGTCGTCGTGACGATCGTCGGACAGGAGCAGCAGCGCGTGCTCATGCGCCTTGGCGATGCGGTTAAGGAGATGACTGGCGTCGATGGCATTCAGGTCCACCGTTCACATTGGGTCGCCCGCGCCGCAATCGAGCGTATCGGCCGCGTGGACTCCCGCGACTACGTCTGGCTGACGGACGGCTCCCAGGTGCCTGTCTCCAAGAGCGGCAAGGAAAGCCTGCGTGAGGCGGGGATTATCTTCGACGCGCAGCCTTCAACGGCACAGCAAGACATCGCGGCCCAGTAA
- the pdeM gene encoding ligase-associated DNA damage response endonuclease PdeM: MTTHAFTLAGVPLTALPSGALWLAETRTLVVSDLHLCKAERFARKGRGMLPPYETRDTLARLDEDIQLYDPACVVCLGDSFDDVEAIEAMPDNERLWLTRMQAGREWIWIAGNHDAGPVELGGDYLAEYKVGPLVFRHIAEDGAVAEVSGHYHPKHSISGQSRPAFVYDENRLIMPAFGTYTGGMYANRAPLVQMFSAAAIAVLTGPRCLAVPLKAARRR, translated from the coding sequence ATGACCACTCATGCCTTCACTCTTGCCGGTGTCCCACTGACCGCCCTGCCCTCTGGCGCGCTTTGGCTTGCGGAGACGCGGACGCTTGTCGTTTCGGACCTGCACCTGTGCAAAGCGGAACGGTTTGCGCGTAAAGGTCGTGGAATGCTCCCGCCCTACGAGACACGCGATACGCTCGCTCGGCTTGACGAGGACATCCAGCTTTATGATCCGGCTTGCGTGGTTTGCCTCGGCGACAGTTTCGATGACGTCGAAGCCATTGAAGCCATGCCCGACAACGAACGCCTCTGGCTCACGCGCATGCAGGCCGGTCGCGAGTGGATCTGGATCGCGGGCAACCATGATGCAGGGCCGGTCGAGCTCGGAGGCGATTACCTTGCCGAGTACAAGGTCGGACCGCTGGTGTTCCGCCATATCGCCGAGGACGGCGCGGTGGCCGAGGTTTCGGGCCATTATCACCCCAAGCACAGCATTTCCGGCCAGTCGCGGCCCGCATTTGTCTATGACGAAAACCGCCTGATCATGCCCGCTTTCGGGACCTACACAGGCGGCATGTACGCAAACCGCGCCCCGCTTGTGCAGATGTTCAGCGCGGCGGCGATTGCCGTGCTTACTGGGCCGCGATGTCTTGCTGTGCCGTTGAAGGCTGCGCGTCGAAGATAA
- a CDS encoding LacI family DNA-binding transcriptional regulator, protein MGLQKVTFDRACKALNETNSSKRPTIYDLAKIAETSPTAVSSVINGSWKKRRISEKLAQRILKVAEEQGYAVNMQASALRKDRSNIVGMIMPKYDNRFFGAIAEQFEALARANNMFPVITCTQRDPELEVEAARELLSYQVDCLISTGATDPDRITALCAANGVQSLNLDLPGHDAPSVISDNGNAAYALTNLILDRCKADLGWEGPLRFVGGRLSDNNTAARLDGFFRAHNERGIDVPDDHIMAAGYSANSAAGRLADLRPDGPMGIFVNSTISLEGVVRWHSGLGEAAAQVRYGCFDWDPFGSYLPGNVGMVEQDVPAMLEALFGLIGKKPKQVDPIRIPCHLRPF, encoded by the coding sequence ATGGGGTTGCAAAAAGTTACATTCGACAGGGCGTGTAAGGCGTTGAACGAGACAAATTCTTCAAAGAGGCCAACGATCTACGATCTTGCGAAAATCGCCGAAACGTCGCCCACGGCGGTCAGTTCGGTGATTAACGGCTCGTGGAAGAAGCGTCGAATCAGCGAGAAACTTGCGCAACGAATCCTCAAGGTGGCGGAGGAGCAAGGCTACGCTGTGAACATGCAGGCGAGCGCCCTACGCAAGGACCGCTCGAACATCGTCGGGATGATTATGCCCAAGTACGACAACCGTTTTTTCGGAGCGATTGCCGAACAGTTCGAAGCCCTCGCCCGCGCCAACAACATGTTTCCAGTCATCACCTGCACGCAGCGTGATCCCGAGCTCGAAGTCGAGGCCGCGCGCGAGTTGCTATCCTATCAAGTGGACTGCCTGATCTCGACCGGTGCGACCGATCCCGACCGCATCACCGCGCTTTGTGCCGCGAATGGTGTGCAATCGCTGAACCTCGACCTGCCCGGCCACGATGCGCCTTCGGTTATTTCGGACAACGGCAACGCCGCCTATGCGCTGACGAACCTTATCCTCGACCGCTGCAAGGCTGATCTCGGCTGGGAGGGCCCGCTGCGCTTCGTCGGTGGTCGCTTGTCGGATAACAACACCGCCGCCCGTCTCGACGGCTTTTTCCGTGCCCACAACGAGCGCGGCATCGACGTCCCCGACGATCACATCATGGCCGCAGGTTACTCGGCCAACAGCGCCGCCGGACGGCTTGCCGATCTGCGCCCTGACGGTCCGATGGGCATTTTCGTGAACTCCACCATATCGCTCGAAGGTGTCGTGCGCTGGCACAGCGGCCTTGGCGAGGCGGCTGCCCAAGTTCGCTACGGCTGTTTCGACTGGGATCCCTTCGGGTCCTACCTTCCTGGCAACGTCGGGATGGTCGAACAGGACGTGCCGGCGATGCTGGAGGCCCTTTTCGGCCTCATCGGTAAAAAGCCCAAGCAGGTCGATCCTATCCGCATCCCCTGCCACCTTCGCCCGTTCTAA